Proteins from a single region of Urocitellus parryii isolate mUroPar1 chromosome 4, mUroPar1.hap1, whole genome shotgun sequence:
- the LOC113177869 gene encoding olfactory receptor 52N1: MSLLNVTSLTPASFILNGIPGLEEVHLWISFPLCAMYSIALTGNFGLMYLIYSEEALHRPMYIFLALLSFTDVLMCTSTLPNTLCILWFNLKEIDFKACLAQMFFVHTFTGMESGVLMLMALDRYVAICYPLRYSTILTNVVIAKAGLLTFLRGVMLVIPFSFLTKRLPYCRGNIIPHTYCDHMSVAKISCGNVQVNAIYGLMVALLIGGFDILCITVSYTMILRAVVSLSSADARQKAFSTCTAHICAIVITYVPAFFTFFTHRFGGHTIPPHIHIIMANLYLLMPPTMNPIVYGVKTKQIRDSVIRFLFKRKDTLSQNVKQTLLNVRVPLPRLRSPTQQETLQRKPSMCPQGTPICNSKSSSSFEWLTLCSCR; encoded by the coding sequence ATGTCACTCCTAAATGTCACCAGCCTGACTCCAGcttcattcattttaaatggcATCCCTGGTCTGGAAGAAGTGCATTTGTGGATCTCCTTCCCCCTGTGTGCCATGTACAGCATTGCCCTTACAGGGAACTTTGGCCTTATGTACCTCATCTACTCTGAAGAGGCCTTGCACAGACCTATGTACATCTTCTTAGCCCTTCTTTCCTTCACAGATGTGCTCATGTGCACCAGCACCCTTCCCAACACTCTCTGCATACTGTGGTTCAACCTCAAGGAGATTGATTTTAAGGCCTGCCTGGCCCAGATGTTCTTTGTGCACACCTTCACAGGAATGGAGTCTGGGGTGCTCATGCTCATGGCACTGGACCGCTACGTGGCCATTTGCTATCCCCTGCGCTATTCCACCATCCTCACCAATGTGGTGATTGCTAAAGCTGGGCTGCTCACTTTTCTTAGGGGCGTGATGCTTgttattcctttctctttcctcaccAAGCGCCTGCCATACTGCAGGGGCAATATCATTCCCCATACCTACTGTGACCACATGTCTGTCGCAAAGATCTCTTGTGGGAATGTCCAGGTCAATGCCATCTATGGTTTGATGGTTGCTCTTCTGATTGGGGGCTTTGACATCTTGTGCATCACAGTCTCCTACACCATGATCCTTCGGGCGGTTGTGAGTCTGTCCTCAGCAGATGCTCGGCAGAAAGCCTTCAGCACCTGCACTGCCCACATCTGTGCCATCGTCATCACTTATGTCCCAGCCTTCTTCACCTTCTTCACACACCGCTTTGGGGGACACACCATTCCTCCCCACATACACATCATTATGGCTAATCTCTATCTACTCATGCCTCCCACCATGAACCCAATTGTGTATGGTGTGAAAACCAAGCAGATTCGAGACAGTGTCATTAGGTTCTTGTTTAAGCGAAAGGATACTTTGTCTCAGAACGTCAAACAGACACTTTTGAATGTAAGAGTTCCCTTACCCAGGTTGAGATCACCAACCCAACAGGAAACTCTCCAAAGGAAACCTAGTATGTGTCCACAGGGAACACCTATCTGCAACTCAAagtcttcttcctcttttgaaTGGCTAACTCTCTGTTCATGTAGGTAA
- the LOC144254276 gene encoding olfactory receptor 52N2-like gives MSGANSSSLTPGFFILNGVPGLEAAHIWISLPFCLMYIIALVGNVGLIYLISHEEALHRPMYYFLALLASTDVTLCTTTVPNMLCIFWFNLKEIDFNACLVQMFFVHMLTGMESGVLMLMALDRYVAICYPLRYATILTNPVIAKAGLATFLRSVMLIIPFTFLTKRLPYCQGHLIPHTYCDHMSVAKVSCGNVKINAIYGLSAAILIGGFDMFCISVSYTMILRTVVSLSSVDARHKAFGTCTSHLGAIVITYVPALFSIFTHRFGGKSIPHHVHILIANLYLICPPTLNPIVYGIKTKQIREGVIKLFCKEKDALDIKQSQ, from the coding sequence ATGTCTGGAGCCAACAGTTCCAGCCTGACACCAGGATTCTTTATCTTGAATGGTGTTCCTGGGCTGGAAGCTGCACACATCTGGATCTCCCTGCCATTCTGCCTCATGTACATCATTGCTCTTGTGGGGAATGTGGGACTCATCTACCTCATTAGTCATGAGGAGGCCCTGCACCGACCCATGTACTACTTCCTGGCCCTGCTCGCTTCCACTGATGTAACCTTGTGtaccaccactgtgcccaacatgCTGTGTATATTCTGGTTCAACCTCAAGGAGATAGACTTTAATGCCTGCCTGGTCCAGATGTTTTTTGTCCACATGTTGACTGGGATGGAGTCTGGGGTGCTCATGCTCATGGCTCtggaccgctatgtggccatctgctaCCCTTTACGCTATGCCACCATCCTCACCAACCCTGTCATCGCCAAGGCTGGTCTTGCCACCTTCTTAAGGAGTGTGATGCTCATCATCCCATTCACTTTCCTCACCAAACGCCTGCCCTATTGCCAGGGCCACCTCATCCCCCACACCTACTGCGACCACATGTCTGTGGCTAAAGTATCCTGTGGCAACGTCAAGATCAATGCTATCTATGGGCTTTCGGCAGCCATTTTGATTGGGGGCTTCGATATGTTTTGTATCTCTGTGTCTTATACTATGATCTTGCGAACAGTGGTGAGTTTGTCATCTGTAGATGCTCGTCACAAGGCTTTTGGCACCTGTACCTCCCACCTAGGTGCTATAGTCATCACATATGTTCCAGCATTATTTAGCATTTTTACTCATCGTTTTGGAGGAAAAAGTATTCCCCATCATGTACACATCCTTATTGCCAACCTCTATCTGATATGTCCTCCCACTCTGAATCCCATTGTCTATGGAATAAAGACCAAGCAGATCCGTGAAGGAGTGATCAAGCTATTTTGCAAAGAGAAAGATGCCTTAGATATAAAACAGAGTCAATAA